In Methanobacterium veterum, the genomic stretch TAAATATAAACTCCATAATAATTACCATTTAAACTGTTTCCAACAACATTACAGTTTAAAACCCCATTTAAATAAACTCCCGAAGAATTAGTAGCCCCCATTATATTAAAACCTTGAACTGTGATATTATTACAATTAAGGGTTAAAATAGGATTTAATTGATTCAAAGGTTGAATTATTGCATTTCCTCCAGAAACTGATACCAATGTAACTGTTTTATTAATTACAATATTTTCAGTGTAAATTCCACTACCCACTTGAATTGTATCATATGGTGAAGCGGCATTGATGGCAGATTGAATACTAGAATACGTCTTATTAGTGTTAATATCTACAACAGTATTACCAATAGCAACACTAGTTGTAATATTTTGATCATCCAAAGAAACATGGATAGTTGCTGTTCCTGTTGTGGCTGTTCCACGACTAAATGTTGCACTAGCCTTCCCATTACGCGTATATACAATACTACTAATAGTACCTAAGTTTGTCGTGAAATTAACGGGCAGACCATCTGGAACATTACCTTGCGA encodes the following:
- a CDS encoding right-handed parallel beta-helix repeat-containing protein, with product NYNTIQNNTITNTGSYGIGLNNADSNIFQNNIIINSTSHGLNIQNGSNNNVIKSNVIKSSNYGVYLLNSSAAITFNEIVGNNVYGLYNSVNGTANAINNWWGSNNPVVSATNGSDIYNNGGTVTYNPWLILKITANPTSTNGNSTITADLAHNNAGSDTSSQGNVPDGLPVNFTTNLGTISSIVYTRNGKASATFSRGTATTGTATIHVSLDDQNITTSVAIGNTVVDINTNKTYSSIQSAINAASPYDTIQVGSGIYTENIVINKTVTLVSVSGGNAIIQPLNQLNPILTLNCNNITVQGFNIMGATNSSGVYLNGVLNCNVVGNSLNGNYYGVYI